A stretch of Clostridium formicaceticum DNA encodes these proteins:
- a CDS encoding COG2426 family protein produces the protein MEAFLQQVLNFLTIELTVLLTAALPIIELRGAIPVGMSLGLSPLHATFISFIGSMIPVPIILFTSRPIFNYLKKTRLFKKMVNKLTDRSLNNNGGRIQKYGAWGLLLIVAIPLPGTGVWSGSLAAALLDMRFKWAFPAILLGNLIAAIAIMTLSNGVVSVLSR, from the coding sequence ATGGAAGCTTTTTTACAGCAAGTACTTAATTTTTTAACGATAGAACTAACAGTGCTGCTAACAGCGGCGCTGCCTATAATAGAGCTTAGGGGTGCAATACCAGTAGGAATGTCGCTTGGGCTGTCTCCCCTACATGCTACGTTTATAAGCTTCATAGGCAGCATGATTCCTGTGCCCATAATTTTATTTACTAGTAGGCCAATATTTAATTATCTTAAGAAAACGAGATTGTTTAAAAAAATGGTGAATAAGCTTACCGACAGATCTTTGAACAATAATGGAGGAAGAATACAGAAATATGGTGCTTGGGGACTGTTGTTAATAGTAGCTATTCCATTGCCTGGAACTGGTGTATGGAGTGGGAGCCTAGCCGCTGCACTTTTAGATATGCGCTTTAAGTGGGCATTTCCTGCTATATTGCTAGGAAATTTAATAGCGGCTATTGCTATTATGACACTAAGTAATGGTGTAGTAAGTGTACTATCGAGGTAA
- the galU gene encoding UTP--glucose-1-phosphate uridylyltransferase GalU — protein sequence MEVRKAIIPAAGLGTRFLPATKAQPKEMLPIVDKPTLQYIIEEAVASGIEEILIITGRNKKSIEDHFDKSVELELELETKGKHDLLAEVRKISDMVNIHYIRQKEAKGLGHAIHCAKSFIGNEPFAVLLGDDIVHHPNKPCLKQMIDAYSEYKTSILGVQEVAREDVCKYGIVEGKHIEDRVYKVKGLVEKPAVEEAPSNVAILGRYIINPAIFDILEDTEPGAGGEIQLTDALKVLAEREAMYAYNFEGRRYDVGDKQGFLEATVEFALRREDLREAFLKYLNKIVEKETEVVALEAVAMAKEA from the coding sequence ATGGAAGTACGTAAGGCAATTATACCAGCAGCAGGATTAGGAACTCGTTTTCTGCCAGCTACAAAAGCACAACCAAAAGAAATGCTACCAATCGTAGACAAGCCTACTTTACAGTATATTATAGAAGAGGCTGTAGCGTCTGGGATTGAGGAAATTTTAATCATTACAGGAAGAAATAAGAAAAGTATAGAAGACCACTTTGACAAATCTGTGGAACTGGAGCTGGAGCTGGAGACAAAAGGAAAACATGATTTGCTGGCGGAGGTAAGAAAGATCTCTGATATGGTAAATATTCATTATATAAGACAAAAAGAAGCTAAAGGATTAGGCCATGCTATACATTGTGCTAAAAGCTTTATAGGGAATGAACCCTTTGCAGTTCTTCTAGGGGATGATATTGTCCATCATCCAAATAAGCCCTGTCTAAAGCAAATGATAGATGCCTACTCTGAATATAAGACTTCTATCCTGGGTGTACAGGAAGTAGCTAGAGAAGACGTATGTAAATATGGGATTGTTGAAGGAAAGCACATTGAAGATAGAGTATATAAAGTAAAAGGATTGGTAGAGAAACCAGCTGTAGAAGAAGCGCCTTCCAATGTAGCGATTCTAGGCAGATATATTATTAATCCAGCGATATTTGATATATTGGAGGATACTGAGCCTGGGGCTGGTGGGGAGATACAGTTAACTGATGCGCTAAAGGTCCTAGCTGAGAGGGAAGCCATGTATGCCTATAATTTCGAAGGTAGAAGATATGACGTGGGAGATAAGCAAGGGTTTTTAGAGGCTACAGTAGAGTTTGCCTTAAGAAGAGAAGATTTACGGGAAGCGTTTCTAAAATATCTAAATAAGATTGTTGAGAAAGAAACAGAGGTTGTTGCATTAGAAGCGGTTGCTATGGCTAAGGAAGCATAA
- a CDS encoding VanZ family protein, with protein sequence MSKRVIIISWISVLFWMGLIFYSSSRPAIQSKEMSRGVTEIVLQTIERVAPDRAAELDMGRLHHLIRKNAHFFSYLVLGVLVLNALRRGGVVGFKGVVIAFIICAMYAVSDEVHQLYVPGRSGEIRDVFIDSAGATVGILGYLGASSKIKKV encoded by the coding sequence ATGAGTAAAAGAGTAATTATCATTTCATGGATATCAGTTCTGTTTTGGATGGGACTGATATTTTATTCATCATCCCGACCTGCAATCCAATCTAAGGAGATGAGCAGGGGAGTAACGGAAATAGTCCTTCAGACGATAGAGAGAGTTGCTCCTGATAGGGCTGCTGAGTTAGATATGGGAAGACTACATCACTTGATAAGAAAAAATGCTCATTTCTTTTCCTATTTAGTGCTGGGGGTTTTGGTGTTGAATGCTTTGCGAAGAGGTGGAGTAGTTGGATTTAAGGGAGTTGTTATAGCTTTTATCATTTGTGCCATGTATGCTGTTTCAGATGAAGTCCACCAGCTCTATGTTCCAGGACGAAGTGGTGAGATTCGAGATGTATTTATTGATAGCGCTGGAGCAACTGTTGGGATTTTAGGATATTTAGGCGCCAGTAGCAAAATTAAGAAAGTGTAA
- a CDS encoding putative holin-like toxin, with protein MSTYEAISVMILFSMLILSLISYLDRNKNQKK; from the coding sequence ATGAGTACATATGAAGCAATATCAGTGATGATACTGTTTTCTATGTTGATTTTATCGCTTATCTCCTATTTAGATAGGAATAAGAACCAAAAGAAATAA
- a CDS encoding helix-turn-helix domain-containing protein, which translates to MINMNNLNARNLIGNRVRQARHKTKPKVTQTDLLARLAVRGIELEKTTISKIEAKTRPVTDIELVAIADALGVSVLWLLNIE; encoded by the coding sequence ATGATAAATATGAACAATTTAAATGCTAGAAACTTAATAGGCAATCGTGTTCGTCAAGCTCGTCATAAAACTAAACCTAAAGTAACCCAAACAGACCTTTTGGCCCGTCTGGCTGTTCGAGGAATTGAATTGGAAAAAACAACAATTTCCAAGATAGAAGCAAAAACAAGACCGGTAACAGATATTGAACTTGTGGCTATTGCCGATGCTTTAGGAGTGAGTGTATTATGGCTGCTAAACATAGAATGA
- a CDS encoding Spo0E family sporulation regulatory protein-aspartic acid phosphatase: protein MIKMKKCIEELRKQLDMFAKDIDNRNKEKLLEISQEMDKVINDYISKRKV from the coding sequence ATGATAAAAATGAAAAAATGTATAGAAGAATTGAGAAAACAATTGGATATGTTTGCTAAAGATATAGATAACCGTAATAAAGAGAAATTGCTTGAGATTAGCCAGGAAATGGATAAAGTTATCAATGATTATATCAGTAAACGTAAAGTCTAG
- a CDS encoding putative holin-like toxin, which produces MSTYEAISLMILFSMLILSLISYIDRNKNQKK; this is translated from the coding sequence ATGAGTACATATGAGGCAATATCACTAATGATACTGTTTTCTATGTTGATTCTGTCGCTTATCTCCTATATAGATAGGAATAAGAACCAAAAGAAATAA
- a CDS encoding putative holin-like toxin, with product MSTYEAISLMILFSMLILSLISYLDRNKNQKK from the coding sequence ATGAGTACATATGAGGCAATATCACTAATGATACTGTTTTCTATGCTTATCTTATCGCTTATCTCCTATTTAGATAGGAATAAGAACCAAAAGAAATAA
- a CDS encoding Rpn family recombination-promoting nuclease/putative transposase produces the protein MSEIKKPHDKFFKETLSDIKTAKNFMTNYLPKEVLEIIDLETLSPQKDSYIEKELEETFSDLLFKTKMKEGEGYIYFLFEHKSYSSGRISLQLLKYMIKIWEQKMVKEKEAKLPIIIPLVVHHGRSFWNTSLKLSDMIEGYKDLHRTVAKYIPDYEYILYDLSRYTDEEIKGDTKLRIFIKILRDIFEKDYDEFLLTLREAMIALDKIDKQEKGIEYFETFIRYIMNARNDLELKAVYDMAKDISIERSDVIMTIAEKLIKEGMEKGMEKGMEKGMEKGMEKGMEKGMEKGMEKGKWEEKREVARNLLGLGVEIDKIIKATGLEEAEIKKLMN, from the coding sequence ATGAGTGAAATAAAAAAACCTCATGACAAATTTTTTAAAGAGACTTTAAGCGATATCAAGACAGCAAAGAACTTTATGACCAATTATTTGCCTAAAGAAGTTTTGGAGATAATAGATCTAGAGACATTATCGCCCCAAAAGGATAGCTATATAGAAAAAGAGCTAGAAGAAACCTTTTCCGACCTATTATTTAAAACAAAAATGAAAGAAGGAGAGGGCTATATTTATTTCCTCTTTGAACATAAAAGCTATTCATCAGGCAGAATATCTCTTCAACTGCTAAAATATATGATAAAAATATGGGAACAGAAGATGGTTAAGGAAAAAGAAGCAAAGCTACCAATCATTATACCATTGGTAGTACACCATGGAAGAAGTTTTTGGAATACTTCTTTAAAGCTATCAGACATGATAGAAGGTTATAAAGACCTTCATAGGACGGTGGCAAAATATATACCCGACTATGAATATATCCTATACGACCTATCTCGATATACAGATGAAGAAATAAAAGGAGATACAAAGTTAAGAATATTCATAAAAATATTAAGAGATATATTTGAAAAGGACTATGATGAATTTCTTCTAACCTTAAGAGAAGCAATGATAGCATTAGATAAAATAGATAAACAAGAAAAAGGTATAGAATATTTTGAGACCTTCATTAGATACATTATGAATGCTAGAAATGACCTAGAGCTAAAAGCAGTGTATGATATGGCAAAGGATATTTCCATTGAAAGGAGCGATGTAATCATGACAATAGCTGAAAAGTTGATAAAAGAAGGCATGGAGAAAGGCATGGAGAAAGGCATGGAGAAAGGCATGGAGAAAGGCATGGAAAAAGGTATGGAGAAAGGCATGGAAAAAGGCATGGAGAAAGGTAAGTGGGAAGAAAAAAGAGAGGTGGCTAGAAACTTACTTGGTTTAGGCGTGGAAATAGATAAGATTATAAAAGCTACAGGACTTGAAGAAGCTGAAATAAAAAAATTAATGAATTAA
- a CDS encoding cysteine-rich CWC family protein, whose product MAVEGAERKCPLCGQDNNCQHGENSCWCSDYEFPQDLLDMVPEDKKRKACICKSCVEKHIRKKGISVPET is encoded by the coding sequence TTGGCTGTAGAAGGTGCAGAAAGAAAATGTCCTTTATGCGGACAGGACAATAATTGCCAACATGGAGAAAACAGTTGTTGGTGCAGTGATTATGAGTTTCCCCAGGACTTATTAGATATGGTTCCTGAGGATAAAAAAAGAAAGGCTTGTATATGTAAGTCTTGTGTAGAAAAGCATATTAGAAAAAAAGGAATTTCGGTGCCTGAGACTTAA
- a CDS encoding VanZ family protein, translating to MNRKKLSIIFFVVFAFWTMIIFYFSSQPPSVSYSQSNMAVRIIRKIDDILDITHTRLYQRAENVIKDLWLMNRYKTTNMVVRKSAHFGIYFILGIICSSFGYVYSKKIFIGFLLGISLPVTVAVLDEFNQGFVGRTASLNDVIIDGVGAFTGTILVMAIIFITKGILLLKKK from the coding sequence ATGAATAGAAAAAAACTAAGTATTATATTTTTTGTTGTATTTGCATTCTGGACGATGATCATATTTTACTTTTCATCCCAACCCCCCAGTGTATCTTATAGTCAATCAAATATGGCGGTAAGAATTATAAGAAAAATAGATGACATTTTAGATATAACCCATACAAGACTATATCAAAGGGCTGAAAATGTTATAAAAGACCTATGGCTTATGAATAGGTATAAAACAACAAATATGGTAGTGAGAAAAAGTGCCCATTTTGGTATTTATTTTATTCTAGGTATAATTTGTAGTAGCTTTGGCTATGTCTACTCAAAAAAAATATTTATAGGATTTTTGCTAGGCATAAGTCTGCCGGTAACAGTAGCGGTACTTGATGAATTCAATCAGGGGTTTGTAGGTAGAACAGCATCTCTAAATGATGTAATTATTGATGGAGTAGGGGCCTTTACAGGAACTATCCTTGTGATGGCAATAATATTTATAACAAAAGGCATCCTGCTATTAAAGAAAAAATGA
- a CDS encoding metallopeptidase family protein, with protein sequence MMIMSEFPSIDEVHDMLDEIAEEIPKDFFRELNQGILLLPQHKIHPESRARDKLYIMGEYHKNITGRQIIIYYGSFKRFYQEISKERLYQKLKDTLLHEFTHHLESLAGEKGLEIKDARDLYKYKNRHKD encoded by the coding sequence ATGATGATTATGAGTGAGTTTCCGTCGATAGATGAAGTGCATGATATGTTAGATGAAATAGCGGAAGAAATACCAAAGGATTTTTTTAGAGAACTAAATCAAGGAATTCTTTTGTTGCCTCAACACAAAATACATCCTGAAAGCAGAGCTAGAGATAAACTCTATATCATGGGGGAATATCATAAAAACATTACCGGAAGACAAATTATAATCTATTATGGTTCATTTAAAAGATTTTATCAAGAAATATCAAAAGAAAGGCTATACCAAAAACTTAAAGATACCCTCCTACATGAGTTCACACACCACTTAGAATCCCTAGCGGGAGAAAAAGGTTTAGAAATAAAAGATGCTAGAGATCTGTACAAATATAAAAATAGGCATAAAGACTAG
- a CDS encoding sugar phosphate isomerase/epimerase family protein translates to MKIGTGIYLEKLKENPDFYQETYTCLELQDFVMPSNLDENRNEIVEEYRAILKNYKGLLTIHGPYIDLHPTSFDPLVRDLCAQRYRQALQAAAALNAKFMVVHSDYESAAYYEGYEDYFLKQSILFWKNIISEFEALRVTVVIENIHNKTADLIKSVINTVNSPYLAACLDTGHAHALGKSLLTPWVASYGQHLQYIHLHDNHGEKDQHLSLGEGSIDFEEFFIKLKESHYDSVIVCEIFEGIEIQQKNLKQLETFLKIPLGVSS, encoded by the coding sequence ATGAAAATTGGTACCGGCATCTATTTAGAAAAGCTAAAAGAAAATCCAGACTTTTATCAGGAAACATATACTTGTCTAGAGCTTCAAGATTTTGTTATGCCTAGCAATTTGGATGAAAATCGCAATGAAATTGTTGAAGAGTATCGTGCTATCTTAAAAAATTATAAAGGACTTTTAACCATACACGGTCCTTATATTGATCTGCACCCCACCAGCTTCGACCCTTTGGTGCGTGACTTATGTGCACAGCGTTATCGCCAGGCATTGCAGGCAGCTGCAGCATTAAATGCAAAATTTATGGTGGTTCATTCTGATTATGAATCTGCAGCATACTATGAAGGGTACGAAGATTATTTCTTGAAACAAAGTATCTTATTTTGGAAGAATATTATTAGCGAGTTTGAAGCCTTGAGGGTTACGGTGGTGATAGAAAATATACATAACAAAACTGCTGACCTAATTAAAAGTGTCATCAATACAGTAAATTCTCCTTATTTAGCAGCTTGCCTAGATACAGGTCATGCTCATGCTTTGGGTAAAAGCCTACTGACACCATGGGTTGCGTCCTATGGACAACATCTTCAGTATATTCATCTTCACGACAATCATGGAGAAAAAGACCAACACTTGTCTTTAGGGGAAGGCAGTATTGATTTCGAGGAGTTTTTTATAAAGCTCAAAGAAAGCCATTATGATTCCGTTATTGTTTGCGAAATTTTTGAAGGAATAGAAATACAACAAAAAAATTTAAAACAACTAGAAACCTTTCTCAAAATCCCCTTAGGAGTGAGTTCTTGA